A genome region from Labilibaculum antarcticum includes the following:
- the asnB gene encoding asparagine synthase B, whose amino-acid sequence MCGFVGVFDLKVDAQELRPQILEMSKKIRHRGPDWSGIFCDEKAILSHERLSIVDPQSGGQPLYSKDGNLALAVNGEIYNHMDIRNQMNGSYEFLTKSDCEVILALYQEKGIDFIDDLNGIFAFALYDKKNDCYLIGRDHMGIIPLYQGWDKHGNYYVASELKALEGYCNKIEEFLPGKFLYSKDGVVKEWYQRDWQDYENVKDNKTDMAVLRKGLEDAVHRQLMSDVPYGVLLSGGLDSSVISAIAKKYAGKRIESGDQKDAWYPQLHSFAIGLEGSPDLAASRVVADHIDTVHHEVTFTVQEGLDAIKDVIYHLETYDVTTVRASTPMYLLARVIKSMGIKMVLSGEGADEMFGGYLYFHKAPNAKEFHNECLRKLDKLHQYDCLRSNKSMASWGVESRVPFLDKEFLDIAMRINPDDKMCTDGKMEKWILRKAFEDYLPESVAWRQKEQFSDGVGYNWIDSLKEIVEKAISDEQLANAKFRFPVNPPMSKEEYYYRTVFAEHYPSDTAAACVPSVPSIACSSPVAIAWDASFQNNADPSGRAIKAVHNDAYKNK is encoded by the coding sequence ATGTGTGGATTTGTAGGAGTTTTTGATTTGAAGGTAGACGCACAAGAGCTGCGCCCTCAAATTTTAGAAATGTCTAAAAAGATTCGTCACAGAGGTCCAGACTGGTCTGGAATATTTTGTGATGAAAAAGCGATTTTGTCTCATGAGAGACTATCGATTGTAGATCCTCAATCGGGAGGACAACCACTTTACAGCAAAGACGGTAATCTGGCTTTGGCTGTTAATGGTGAAATCTATAATCACATGGACATTCGAAATCAGATGAACGGGTCCTATGAGTTCTTAACGAAATCTGATTGTGAAGTTATCCTTGCTTTATATCAAGAAAAAGGTATCGATTTTATTGATGATCTAAATGGTATTTTTGCATTTGCTTTATACGACAAAAAGAATGACTGCTACCTAATTGGTCGTGATCATATGGGAATTATTCCATTATATCAGGGATGGGACAAACATGGTAACTACTATGTAGCTTCTGAACTAAAAGCTTTGGAAGGCTATTGCAATAAAATTGAAGAATTTCTTCCTGGAAAATTTTTATACAGCAAAGACGGAGTTGTTAAAGAATGGTACCAGCGTGATTGGCAAGATTACGAGAATGTAAAAGACAACAAAACAGACATGGCTGTTCTTCGTAAAGGTTTGGAAGATGCTGTTCATCGTCAATTGATGTCTGATGTACCTTATGGAGTATTACTTTCCGGTGGTTTGGATTCATCTGTAATTTCAGCTATCGCAAAAAAATATGCTGGGAAGCGCATTGAATCTGGCGATCAGAAAGATGCTTGGTATCCTCAACTACACTCTTTTGCTATTGGTTTAGAGGGTTCTCCTGATTTGGCAGCTTCTCGTGTAGTAGCAGATCATATTGACACCGTTCATCATGAAGTAACCTTTACTGTTCAGGAAGGTTTAGATGCAATTAAGGATGTAATTTACCACTTGGAAACATACGATGTAACCACAGTTCGTGCTTCTACTCCTATGTATTTACTAGCGCGAGTTATTAAATCGATGGGAATTAAGATGGTTCTTTCTGGTGAAGGTGCCGACGAAATGTTTGGTGGCTATCTTTACTTCCATAAAGCACCAAATGCCAAGGAATTTCATAACGAATGTTTACGTAAATTAGATAAGCTACACCAATACGATTGTTTACGTTCGAACAAATCGATGGCTTCGTGGGGAGTTGAAAGTCGTGTACCATTCTTGGATAAAGAATTCCTTGATATTGCCATGCGAATTAACCCAGACGACAAAATGTGTACTGATGGGAAAATGGAAAAATGGATACTTCGTAAAGCATTCGAAGACTATTTACCAGAAAGTGTAGCTTGGAGACAAAAAGAACAATTCTCCGATGGAGTTGGTTACAATTGGATCGACTCTTTAAAAGAAATTGTCGAAAAGGCTATTTCTGATGAGCAATTGGCAAACGCTAAATTCCGTTTCCCAGTTAATCCACCTATGTCGAAGGAAGAGTATTACTACAGAACAGTATTTGCAGAACATTACCCTTCGGATACAGCTGCAGCATGTGTACCATCGGTGCCATCTATTGCTTGTAGTTCTCCCGTTGCAATTGCTTGGGATGCTTCATTCCAAAACAATGCAGATCCTTCGGGAAGAGCCATTAAAGCGGTTCATAACGACGCATACAAAAATAAATAA